GGGCTGCATGGCGGTACGCCGGGTAGGCAGAGGCGCGCTTGTCATCGCGGGTAAAGGTCGCCAATTCACCGGCCAAGCTCGCGAGGTCGCGGTACAACTGCTCGGGATGCAGGCCAGTCATCGCGGCCAAGTGGCGCACCAACGGCAGGCTGCGATTGAGTACCTGCAACAGCAGGAAGTCGGCGATTTCTGCGGCGCCGCTGCCATCGGGTTGAGTCAGGCGCGACGCCAGCGCCTCGACCCGCTGCTGCACCAGGCCCAGCAGCTCATCGACAAACGCCCCCAGGCGTTCGGCGGCGCGCATGTCCAGGCACGGCGGGCAGTAAGTGCGGTCGAGCACCACGCTTTTGTCGGCGCGCTTTTCCACCACATGGGCGATGCCCAGGGTGGTGTAGGCATCCGCTACATCGCCTTCAAACGCCAGGCGCAGGCGCAGTTTGCCGATGCTCATCAACGCGCTGCTGTCCAGGCCATTGCTGTCCCAAGATTCGTACTCGCTGCTGCGATGGCGGGCGAAGTTTTCAAAGCTGGGGTTGTCATCCACCTCCGACACGCCAGGACGCAGGCTGGGCAGCGCCAACACCACTTTCAGATCTCGGGCGTCGCCGGGGATCTCCAGGGGCAACGGCATTTCATCGCCGAAAGGCAGGCCAACCGGCGTACCGTCAGGCAACACGCCGCTGAACGACAACAAGGACAACTTGCCCATGGCCAACTGCTGCGGGTCGATTTCCAGCGTGGAAAAACCCCAGCTGTAAGCACGCAAAGCACTGACGCGGGCTTCCAGTTGGGCCTGCAGGAAACGGTCATGTTGTTGCAGGTGTTGAGGCTGCAACAGCATGCCTTCGGACCAGACGACTTTGTTATTCCAGGACATGACTATTACTCAAAAATGGGTGGATGGCTGTGGTGAGCGGGCTTGTCCCGCATTGGCCTGCGAAGCAGGCCCTGCCCCTCATTGCCGCATCCGCGCGACCTGTTCCTCATAAGCCTTGGAAAACAGCTCACCAAACAACCGCTGCAAATCCTCATCGGCATCCCGTGCCAGGTCTTCGTAGCGCTCCACCAAACGGTCCCACAACCGCGCCTTGCGCCGCGCCGGCATCCACTTGTCCAGCGCGCCATGGGTGGTGCGGCGTTGCTCGACCCGTGCCGGATCAAAGCGCTGCACCACCGCACCAAGGGCCGCGCGCATGCCGGCGATCACCGCCAGTTCATGGGCCTTGAGGTCTTCAAATGAGGCGTTCATCGCCTTGACCGGGCGCATATAGGCCGGCGAGTCGCCACCGAGCATCTGGGTCAGGGCGCTGTCGGCGTCGGGGAAGAATTTGAGTGGGTTGTTGGAATAGGCGCCGATCATGGTCATGTCGATATGGCTTTCGCGCTTGGTCAGCGCGCGGGCCATGAGCACATCCATGGTGCCGGTGGTGGCGGCGCGGAGCATTTCGCCGACCAACTGGGCCAGCTCCGTGGGGGTACGGGTGGTGTGAAGGTCGGGGAGGCCCAGGCCTTGGAGCAACGCATGCAACACAGCGTCATCACTGTTGGACGCGGTCAATGTGGGAGCGGGCTTGCTCGCGAAGGTCTCCAAGACGACCGGTTGCTCCTGAATGACCGCGTTATCGTTCTTCGCGAGCAAGCCCGCTCCCACATGGGGTTCCGGGGAAAACGTGGGTTGGGTGGACAGGCCAAACAACGGGTCGTAATCCTCCGGAATCACCTGCGGCTCCGCTTGCCACAACGGCGCGTTGAACGCCTGCAACTGCGGCGCCACGTGGTCACTTTCAGTGCCGCGAAACGCTGGCGTCAGCGATGGATTCAACCCCAACGGGTCCGACAACGGCATCGCCCCGTCAAACAACGAGCCGCCCTCCAGAATGCGCGCACCGGCCAAGTCATCATGCAGCAGCACCGGCACCACCACTTCCGGGTTGCGCACCAACGGCTGGGGCACTTCCAGGGGTGGCAGCGGCGCGGCCACGGGCGGCGGTGGAGGTACAAACAACGGCGGCAGGATCCGTGTCGCCAGGGCATCGTCTTCGGGTTCGACGGCGGCTGGCTGCTCCAGGCGCACTTCCAGGGCGTAATCACCGATCACCAGGCGATCCCCCTCCTCCAGCACGCGCTCGCGCCCGTTACCCAGCGGACGCTCATTGACCAGGCTGGGATTGCTGCCGGTGTCAGTCAGGTAAAACTCGGCGCCACGCAGCTCGATGCGCGCATGCACCCGCGAAATGTATTTGCCAGGGTCGTCCAGGGTCAGGTCATTGTCCGGACCTCGGCCGATGGAGCCACCCACCTCGGTAAACCGGCAGATCACGTCACCGGGCATCGGTTGGTCACGGTAGCTTTTGACCAGCAGGATCAGGTTCATAGCGGGCTCCTGTAAGGGTTATTTGCCATCGTCGGCCTCCTTGGGCGGCAACGGCACGCCGGCAGGTCCGGTGGCGGCCGACAGCGCCAGCGCGGTCGCGGCAGTGCCCGCCTGGGGCAATGGGATGGGAATGGTCGAGGCGAGAATCATCGCCGGGGAGAGGGTGAGAAAGGTCGTGCCGACCTTCAGGGTGATGGTCGCCCCGGCTTCGATCACCACGTTCATGCCTCCCTTGATGTGCACGTCGAGGCCGGCAGTAACACCGGTCTTCAACTTGCCATCGATGATCATGTTGGTGCCGGCGGTCATCGACACGGCGCCGGTGGCTTTTTCGTTGCGATTGCCGCCTACTGAGGAATGCCGGTCACCGCCGACTTTCTCGCGCAGGTCGTTGTCGACTTTTGAATGGCGGTCACCGCCGACCCAGTCCAGGGAGTCCTTGAGCACGCGCTGGTCGAGGTTCTTCTGGGCGTGCAGGAACACCTGTTCCGCGCCTTTCTTGTCTTCGAAACGCAGCTCGTTGTAACCACCGCCGCCCTTGGATGAGTTGCTTTTGATCGTCGAACGCGTGGCATTTTCCGGCAGCGCATAGGGCGGCAGGGTGTCGGCGTTGTAGACACTGCCGGTCACCAGCGGTTGGTCGGGGTCGCCTTCAAGAAAACTCA
The genomic region above belongs to Pseudomonas azotoformans and contains:
- the tagH gene encoding type VI secretion system-associated FHA domain protein TagH — encoded protein: MNLILLVKSYRDQPMPGDVICRFTEVGGSIGRGPDNDLTLDDPGKYISRVHARIELRGAEFYLTDTGSNPSLVNERPLGNGRERVLEEGDRLVIGDYALEVRLEQPAAVEPEDDALATRILPPLFVPPPPPVAAPLPPLEVPQPLVRNPEVVVPVLLHDDLAGARILEGGSLFDGAMPLSDPLGLNPSLTPAFRGTESDHVAPQLQAFNAPLWQAEPQVIPEDYDPLFGLSTQPTFSPEPHVGAGLLAKNDNAVIQEQPVVLETFASKPAPTLTASNSDDAVLHALLQGLGLPDLHTTRTPTELAQLVGEMLRAATTGTMDVLMARALTKRESHIDMTMIGAYSNNPLKFFPDADSALTQMLGGDSPAYMRPVKAMNASFEDLKAHELAVIAGMRAALGAVVQRFDPARVEQRRTTHGALDKWMPARRKARLWDRLVERYEDLARDADEDLQRLFGELFSKAYEEQVARMRQ
- the tssK gene encoding type VI secretion system baseplate subunit TssK, with protein sequence MSWNNKVVWSEGMLLQPQHLQQHDRFLQAQLEARVSALRAYSWGFSTLEIDPQQLAMGKLSLLSFSGVLPDGTPVGLPFGDEMPLPLEIPGDARDLKVVLALPSLRPGVSEVDDNPSFENFARHRSSEYESWDSNGLDSSALMSIGKLRLRLAFEGDVADAYTTLGIAHVVEKRADKSVVLDRTYCPPCLDMRAAERLGAFVDELLGLVQQRVEALASRLTQPDGSGAAEIADFLLLQVLNRSLPLVRHLAAMTGLHPEQLYRDLASLAGELATFTRDDKRASAYPAYRHAALAETFAPVMLDLRRALSTVMDARAIAIPLEERQYGIRVAVLPDQDLLRSATFILAVQAQMSAESVRNGFPPQVKIGSVEKIRDLVNLQLPGIGLRPLPVAPRQLPFHAGFTYFELDRSSEYWQLLSQSAGFALHIAGVFPGLDMQFWAIRN